The Xanthomonas sp. DAR 34887 genome has a segment encoding these proteins:
- the katB gene encoding catalase KatB, translating into MRPATLLVLALLSQTLIAPAGFAQTTLTRDNGAPVGDNQNSQTAGANGPTLLQDVQLIQKLQRFDRERIPERVVHARGTGVHGEFTASADISDLTKAKVFTAGTKTPVFVRFSSVVHGNHSPETLRDPHGFATKFYTSEGNWDLVGNNFPTFFIRDAIKFPDMVHAFKPDPRTNLDDDARRFDFFSHVPEATRTLTLLYSNEGTPAGYRFMDGNGVHAYKLVNAQGEVHYVKFHWKSLQGLKNLDPKQVAQVQGKDYSHLTNDLVGAIKQGDYPKWDLYIQVLKPEDLAKFDFDPLDATKIWPDVPERKIGQMVLNRNVDNFFQETEQVAMAPANLVPGIEPSEDRLLQGRIFSYADTQLYRVGTNGLSLPVNRPLAAVNNGNQDGTMNYGATSSGVNYEPSRLNPRPQDPNARYSQLPLSGTTQQAKIVREQNFKQAGELFRSYSKKEQQDLIQSFGESLAGTDDASKHIMLSFLYKADPAYGSGVARVAKGDLARVKQLAAQLQD; encoded by the coding sequence ATGCGCCCTGCAACCCTGTTGGTGCTCGCCCTGCTGTCGCAGACCCTGATCGCCCCCGCCGGGTTCGCGCAGACCACGCTCACCCGCGACAACGGTGCGCCGGTCGGCGACAACCAGAACTCGCAGACCGCCGGCGCCAACGGCCCGACCCTGCTGCAGGACGTGCAGCTGATCCAGAAGCTGCAGCGCTTCGACCGCGAGCGCATCCCCGAGCGCGTGGTGCATGCGCGCGGCACCGGCGTGCATGGCGAGTTCACCGCCAGCGCCGACATCTCCGACCTGACCAAGGCCAAGGTGTTCACTGCCGGCACGAAGACCCCGGTCTTCGTGCGCTTCTCCTCGGTGGTGCACGGCAATCATTCGCCGGAGACGCTGCGCGATCCGCACGGCTTCGCCACCAAGTTCTACACCAGCGAAGGCAACTGGGACCTGGTCGGCAACAACTTCCCGACCTTCTTCATCCGCGATGCGATCAAGTTCCCGGACATGGTGCACGCGTTCAAGCCCGATCCGCGCACCAACCTGGATGACGACGCGCGCCGCTTCGATTTCTTCTCGCACGTGCCCGAAGCCACGCGCACGCTGACCCTGCTGTACTCCAACGAAGGCACGCCGGCCGGCTACCGTTTCATGGACGGCAACGGCGTGCACGCCTACAAGCTGGTCAACGCGCAGGGCGAGGTGCACTACGTCAAGTTCCATTGGAAATCGCTGCAGGGCCTGAAGAACCTGGATCCGAAGCAGGTGGCGCAGGTGCAGGGCAAGGACTACAGCCACCTGACCAACGATCTGGTCGGCGCGATCAAGCAGGGCGACTATCCGAAGTGGGATCTGTACATCCAGGTGCTGAAGCCGGAAGACCTGGCCAAGTTCGACTTCGACCCGCTGGATGCGACCAAGATCTGGCCGGACGTGCCCGAGCGCAAGATCGGGCAGATGGTGCTCAACAGGAACGTGGACAATTTCTTCCAGGAGACCGAGCAGGTGGCGATGGCGCCGGCCAATCTGGTGCCGGGCATCGAGCCGTCCGAAGACCGCCTGCTGCAGGGGCGCATCTTCTCCTATGCCGATACCCAGCTGTACCGCGTCGGCACCAATGGCCTGAGCCTGCCGGTGAACCGGCCGCTGGCGGCGGTCAACAACGGCAACCAGGATGGGACGATGAATTACGGCGCCACGTCCAGCGGCGTCAACTACGAGCCGAGCCGGCTCAACCCGCGCCCGCAGGATCCGAACGCGCGCTACAGCCAGTTGCCGTTGTCGGGCACCACGCAGCAGGCGAAGATCGTCCGCGAACAGAACTTCAAGCAGGCGGGCGAGTTGTTCCGCAGCTACAGCAAGAAGGAACAGCAGGACCTGATCCAGAGCTTCGGCGAATCGCTGGCCGGCACCGACGACGCCAGCAAGCACATCATGCTCTCGTTCCTGTACAAGGCCGATCCGGCCTACGGCAGTGGCGTCGCCCGTGTCGCCAAGGGCGACCTGGCGCGAGTCAAGCAGCTGGCCGCGCAACTGCAGGATTGA
- a CDS encoding SDR family NAD(P)-dependent oxidoreductase produces the protein MNTTASPPATDDLPLTERLRVALDLLEAIDADRSVLDALPEADRVRLHQVVAKVYHPEPKARRQLLKQQARERHQEKVRKAEALLEQTGIRALRRKPVFSTPNYFPPHAAGLHDGRNAAAEEPAAAHSPELRHCYVCKQKFTQLHHFYDQMCPACAELNYFKRTETADLRGRVALLTGGRVKIGYQAGLKLLRAGAELIVTTRFPRDSASRYAQEPDFAEWGHRLQVFGLDLRHTPSVEAFCSQLLATRERLDFIVNNACQTVRRPPQFYAHMMAGETAALHELPEHVRRLVGHYEGLRSPELLPAASATTLSVGQGHGISGADGLTRAAELSQVPLLADELLGQQHLFPEGRLDQDLQQVDLRGRNSWRLLMAEVPSVELLETQLVNAIAPFIINARLKPLMLRTPERDKHIVNVSAMEGQFYRNFKTTRHPHTNMAKAALNMMTRTSAADYQNDGIHMNSVDTGWVTDEDPAEIAARKVQEERFHPPLDIVDGAARIVDPIIHGFNTGEHVWGQFLKDYAPTDW, from the coding sequence TTGAACACCACCGCCTCGCCCCCTGCCACCGACGACCTGCCCCTGACCGAGCGCCTGCGCGTCGCCCTGGACCTGCTCGAAGCCATCGATGCCGACCGCAGCGTGCTCGACGCGCTGCCCGAGGCCGACCGCGTGCGCCTGCATCAGGTCGTCGCCAAGGTCTACCACCCCGAGCCCAAGGCGCGCCGGCAACTGCTCAAGCAGCAGGCGCGCGAACGCCATCAGGAAAAGGTGCGCAAGGCCGAAGCGTTGCTCGAGCAGACCGGCATCCGCGCGCTGCGGCGCAAGCCGGTGTTCAGCACGCCGAACTACTTCCCGCCGCATGCCGCCGGCCTGCACGACGGCCGCAATGCCGCTGCCGAGGAACCCGCGGCGGCGCACTCGCCGGAGCTGCGCCACTGCTACGTGTGCAAGCAGAAGTTCACCCAGTTGCACCACTTCTACGACCAGATGTGCCCGGCCTGCGCCGAGCTGAACTACTTCAAGCGCACCGAGACCGCCGACCTGCGCGGGCGTGTGGCGCTGCTGACCGGCGGCCGGGTCAAGATCGGCTACCAGGCCGGGTTGAAGCTGCTGCGCGCCGGCGCCGAGCTGATCGTGACCACGCGCTTCCCGCGCGATTCGGCTTCGCGTTACGCGCAGGAACCGGATTTCGCCGAGTGGGGCCACCGCCTGCAGGTGTTCGGCCTGGACCTGCGCCACACGCCCAGTGTCGAAGCGTTCTGCAGCCAGCTGCTGGCCACGCGCGAGCGGCTGGACTTCATCGTCAACAACGCCTGCCAGACCGTGCGCCGGCCGCCGCAGTTCTACGCGCACATGATGGCCGGCGAGACCGCCGCGCTGCACGAACTGCCCGAGCACGTGCGCCGCCTGGTCGGCCACTACGAAGGCCTGCGCAGCCCGGAGCTGCTGCCGGCGGCGTCGGCGACCACGCTGTCGGTGGGCCAGGGCCACGGCATCAGCGGTGCCGACGGCCTGACCCGCGCCGCCGAGCTGTCGCAGGTGCCGTTGCTGGCCGACGAACTGCTCGGCCAGCAGCACCTGTTTCCCGAAGGCCGGCTGGACCAGGACCTGCAGCAGGTGGACCTGCGCGGGCGCAACTCGTGGCGGCTGCTGATGGCCGAAGTGCCGTCGGTGGAATTGCTGGAGACGCAGCTGGTCAATGCCATCGCCCCGTTCATCATCAACGCGCGGCTCAAGCCGCTGATGCTGCGCACGCCCGAGCGCGACAAGCACATCGTCAACGTGTCGGCGATGGAGGGGCAGTTCTACCGCAACTTCAAGACCACCCGGCATCCGCACACCAATATGGCCAAGGCCGCGTTGAACATGATGACCCGGACTTCGGCGGCCGATTACCAGAACGACGGCATCCACATGAACAGCGTGGACACCGGCTGGGTCACCGACGAGGATCCGGCCGAGATCGCCGCGCGCAAGGTGCAGGAAGAACGCTTCCATCCGCCGTTGGACATCGTCGACGGCGCCGCGCGCATCGTCGACCCGATCATCCACGGCTTCAACACCGGCGAGCACGTGTGGGGACAGTTCCTGAAGGACTACGCGCCGACGGATTGGTGA
- a CDS encoding TolB-like protein codes for MRTPALPLALAASLLCAPSAFALSEFGIEGMGVVSTQADETRASVSADGRRIVWASPDRAGGPGGGDLWQATLRDGRWVEPQPLPVPLNSPAADNDPFFSADGHWLYFASDRAGGNGGSDLYRAPVLADGRYGPPQNLGAAVNSRGDERAPTLSTDGTRLLFASDGHGGAGGMDLFVARLQGQVFGQLQALYGINSADDETDAAWLGDGRALVFARARKPQGARLLLAQCAGGHYVQPQPLALSFNSADSDTRGAVLDASKPSELLLIGSARAPKAGKRDVYRMKAPAAIGSNECAGAR; via the coding sequence ATGCGGACCCCCGCTCTGCCGCTCGCGCTGGCCGCGAGTTTACTCTGCGCGCCGTCGGCGTTCGCGCTTTCCGAGTTCGGTATCGAGGGCATGGGCGTGGTCTCGACCCAGGCCGACGAGACCCGTGCCAGCGTTTCCGCCGACGGGCGGCGCATCGTCTGGGCCAGCCCCGACCGCGCCGGCGGGCCCGGCGGCGGCGACCTGTGGCAGGCCACGCTGCGCGACGGGCGCTGGGTCGAGCCGCAGCCGTTGCCGGTGCCGCTGAACTCGCCTGCCGCCGACAACGACCCGTTCTTCAGCGCCGATGGCCACTGGCTGTACTTCGCCTCCGACCGCGCCGGCGGCAACGGCGGCAGCGACCTGTACCGCGCGCCGGTGCTGGCCGACGGCCGCTACGGCCCGCCGCAGAACCTGGGCGCGGCGGTCAACTCGCGCGGCGACGAGCGCGCGCCGACCCTGTCGACGGACGGCACCCGGCTGCTGTTCGCCAGCGACGGCCACGGCGGTGCCGGCGGCATGGACCTGTTCGTGGCGCGCCTGCAAGGCCAGGTCTTCGGCCAACTGCAGGCGCTGTACGGCATCAACAGCGCCGACGACGAAACCGATGCCGCTTGGCTGGGCGATGGCCGCGCGCTGGTGTTCGCACGGGCACGCAAGCCGCAAGGCGCGCGGCTGTTGCTCGCGCAGTGCGCCGGTGGGCACTACGTGCAGCCGCAGCCGCTGGCGCTGTCGTTCAACAGTGCCGACAGCGACACCCGCGGCGCGGTACTGGATGCCTCCAAGCCGAGCGAACTGTTGCTGATCGGCAGTGCGCGCGCGCCCAAGGCGGGCAAGCGCGACGTGTACCGGATGAAGGCCCCGGCTGCGATCGGCAGCAACGAGTGTGCGGGCGCGCGCTGA
- the dinG gene encoding ATP-dependent DNA helicase DinG, translating into MNDDAPAAAPRAADTPQRQLTEPLKLAIRDAYTKLQANTPGFKVRRAQSQMIGVVSRALGTSGGVGVAEAPTGVGKSLGYLTAGVPIALASKKKLVISTGTVALQSQLVERDIPAFLKATGIEATVALAKGRTRYLCARNVAELHGEAAQDSMFEDEAPLYDRPLSPAEAEQARALAKAYADKTWNGDLDAAPEPIPASLRARITTNAAGCAGRRCSFAVQCPVLKARSDVREAQIVVTNHALLLSALALGDSDNGQPLIAPPSDMLLVLDEGHHIAGVAIDQGAANLALDDMARRTGRLQALVGAAYRLADKDTIGNQLPNEAIELATQVSKGLKAFRAEIERAWVPDPGQEEPMWRAPNGRLPEDWKPFIDAQAQDTAALLNWVQAAHQLVAKSKQEDAAKERLQRSLGMALEMVEQQYALWLGWRREDQDGQAPMARWITLSRDADLVCHCSPVSAAQVLRALLWSEVDSAVLTSATLTGGGDFQSLAIDNGLPMHAEMVSLSSPFDLPNQAELIVPKFPVAPDDREGHPREVARYLVRELDWGKGSIVLFTSRWKMLKVADLLPIAQRNRVLVQGEGSKSQMIGEHMRRIGAGEGSVLFGLNSFGEGLDLPGEACTTVVITQVPFAVPTDPQTATLGEWFESRGLNAFNLIAVPHALRTLTQFAGRLIRSSSDHGRVIILDSRLLTKRYGKRIIDALPPFKRVIG; encoded by the coding sequence ATGAACGATGACGCCCCAGCGGCCGCGCCCCGCGCCGCCGACACGCCCCAGCGCCAGCTGACCGAGCCGCTGAAGCTGGCGATCCGCGACGCCTACACCAAGCTGCAGGCCAACACGCCGGGCTTCAAGGTGCGCCGTGCGCAGAGCCAGATGATCGGCGTGGTGTCGCGCGCGCTGGGCACCAGCGGCGGCGTCGGCGTGGCCGAGGCGCCGACCGGCGTCGGCAAGAGTCTGGGCTATCTCACCGCCGGGGTGCCGATCGCGCTGGCCAGCAAGAAGAAACTGGTGATCAGCACCGGCACCGTGGCGCTGCAATCGCAATTGGTGGAACGCGACATTCCCGCGTTCCTCAAGGCCACCGGCATCGAGGCGACGGTGGCGCTGGCCAAGGGCCGCACCCGCTATCTGTGCGCGCGCAACGTCGCCGAGCTGCACGGCGAAGCCGCGCAGGACAGCATGTTCGAGGACGAGGCGCCGCTGTACGACCGTCCGCTGAGCCCGGCCGAGGCCGAGCAGGCGCGCGCCCTGGCCAAGGCCTACGCCGACAAGACCTGGAACGGCGACCTGGATGCGGCGCCGGAGCCGATCCCGGCATCGCTGCGCGCGCGCATCACCACCAACGCCGCCGGCTGCGCCGGGCGCCGCTGCTCGTTCGCGGTGCAGTGCCCGGTACTGAAGGCGCGCAGCGATGTGCGCGAGGCGCAGATCGTGGTCACCAACCATGCGCTGCTGCTGTCGGCGCTGGCGCTGGGCGACAGCGACAACGGCCAGCCGTTGATCGCGCCGCCATCGGACATGCTGCTGGTGCTCGACGAAGGCCACCACATCGCCGGCGTCGCCATCGACCAGGGCGCGGCCAATCTGGCGCTGGACGACATGGCGCGGCGCACCGGCCGCCTGCAGGCGCTGGTCGGCGCCGCCTACCGGCTGGCCGACAAGGACACCATCGGCAACCAGTTGCCGAACGAGGCGATCGAACTGGCAACCCAGGTCAGCAAGGGGCTGAAAGCCTTCCGCGCCGAGATCGAACGCGCCTGGGTGCCGGATCCGGGCCAGGAAGAACCGATGTGGCGCGCGCCCAATGGACGCCTGCCCGAAGACTGGAAACCCTTCATCGACGCGCAGGCGCAGGACACCGCCGCGCTGCTCAACTGGGTGCAGGCCGCGCATCAGCTGGTGGCCAAGTCCAAGCAGGAAGACGCGGCCAAGGAACGCCTGCAGCGCAGCCTGGGCATGGCCCTGGAGATGGTCGAGCAGCAATACGCGCTGTGGCTGGGCTGGCGCCGCGAGGACCAGGACGGGCAGGCGCCGATGGCGCGCTGGATCACCCTGTCGCGCGATGCCGATCTGGTCTGCCATTGCTCGCCGGTATCGGCCGCGCAGGTGTTGCGCGCGCTGCTGTGGAGCGAAGTGGACTCGGCGGTGCTGACCTCGGCCACGCTGACCGGCGGCGGCGATTTCCAGTCGCTGGCGATCGACAACGGCCTGCCCATGCACGCGGAGATGGTGTCGCTGTCTTCGCCGTTCGATTTGCCCAACCAGGCCGAGCTGATCGTGCCGAAATTCCCGGTGGCGCCGGACGATCGCGAAGGCCATCCGCGCGAGGTCGCGCGCTATCTGGTCAGGGAACTGGACTGGGGCAAGGGCTCGATCGTGCTGTTCACCTCGCGCTGGAAGATGCTCAAGGTCGCCGACCTGTTGCCGATCGCGCAGCGCAACCGCGTGCTGGTGCAGGGCGAGGGTTCCAAGTCGCAGATGATCGGCGAGCACATGCGCCGCATCGGCGCCGGCGAAGGCTCGGTGCTGTTCGGCCTGAATTCCTTCGGCGAGGGCCTGGACCTGCCCGGCGAGGCCTGCACCACCGTGGTCATCACCCAGGTGCCGTTCGCGGTGCCGACCGATCCGCAGACCGCCACGCTCGGCGAGTGGTTCGAAAGCCGCGGTCTCAACGCCTTCAACCTGATCGCGGTGCCGCACGCGCTGCGCACGCTGACCCAGTTCGCCGGACGCCTGATCCGCAGTTCCAGCGACCACGGCCGGGTCATCATTCTCGATTCGCGCCTGCTCACCAAGCGCTACGGCAAGCGCATCATCGATGCGCTGCCGCCGTTCAAGCGGGTGATCGGCTAA
- a CDS encoding DNA/RNA non-specific endonuclease has product MSFSLRGCLVLLALFSAQTAMAATSCATLYAGGKPPSVDASLTARTTEVCHTEYAILASGVTKGPLYSAEHLTDQQVAGAEAIGRVGSFHEETAIPAADRSKSSDYTNTGFDRGHMTPAGDASTESSEKETFSMANVVPQDHKLNTGEWARIEEQVRQLAKQRGEIYVVTGPAFDDKATTIGTDKVEVPEYVWKAVYEPGVGAAAYLCVNDDSINCDVVSIDDVITMASVDPFPSISAAMKSTAIALTLP; this is encoded by the coding sequence ATGTCCTTCTCCCTGCGCGGTTGTCTGGTCCTGCTTGCGTTGTTCAGCGCCCAAACGGCGATGGCCGCCACCAGTTGCGCCACGCTGTACGCCGGCGGCAAACCACCGAGCGTCGATGCCTCGCTGACCGCCCGCACCACCGAGGTCTGCCACACCGAATACGCGATTCTGGCCTCCGGCGTGACCAAGGGCCCGCTGTACTCGGCCGAGCACCTGACCGACCAGCAGGTCGCCGGTGCCGAAGCGATCGGCCGGGTCGGTTCGTTCCATGAGGAAACCGCCATTCCCGCCGCCGACCGCTCCAAGAGCTCGGACTACACCAACACCGGTTTCGACCGCGGCCACATGACCCCGGCCGGCGACGCCTCCACGGAAAGCTCGGAGAAGGAGACGTTCTCGATGGCCAACGTGGTGCCGCAGGACCACAAGCTCAACACCGGCGAATGGGCGCGCATCGAAGAGCAGGTGCGGCAGCTGGCCAAGCAGCGCGGCGAGATCTATGTGGTGACCGGCCCGGCCTTCGACGACAAGGCGACGACCATCGGCACCGACAAGGTGGAAGTGCCCGAATACGTGTGGAAGGCCGTGTACGAACCGGGCGTGGGCGCGGCCGCGTATCTGTGCGTGAACGACGACAGCATCAACTGCGATGTGGTGTCGATCGACGACGTGATCACCATGGCCAGCGTCGATCCGTTCCCGTCGATCTCCGCGGCGATGAAGTCCACGGCGATCGCGTTGACGTTGCCTTGA
- a CDS encoding PepSY domain-containing protein — MTKKVLFQLHWLFGISAGLVLSVMGLSGATLAFEDEIVRWANPPLAEVAARHAAGESPLPLAELARRLDLGGTHRTTRMLIDPTGTRPSNLRLAGRDGGRLYFDPYTGHTLPEPRLSGFFAFVEDLHRRLAAGERGKAVTGACAIALIFFCLSGLYLRWPRQWWSWRAWWVVEWKRQGRSFLWSLHSVIGTWCLAIYLSIALTGLYWSYDWYRQGLVALLGGERADTEGGGRGGKPPAVDYARLQATLDALPEVRRAYLDLRLPGRPGQPLTARYLAADPVHSRAFDGLEIDPRSGRILRRLDYRQQPLGRQLLSSVFALHTGSFFGLAGRVVVMLASLCMSLFFVTGWLLYLDRRRKKRALHAARRDLVLPAREAAEPWLVGFASQSGFAERLAWQAAGQLQAAGMPVQVQSLAQLDAAQLRSARRALFVVSTFGDGEAPDPARAFEKKVLRQAQALPELGYALLALGDRQYARFCGFSRRLEQWLTAQGAQALFPAVEVDNADPQALAHWQRQLSAVTGVAEAAPPLQAPPALEWRLAGRTLLNPGSAGAPVWRIDLALPAQAQWQAGDILEVQPCHAADAVRAWLAAHGLAADTPLRAGGASLPLQAALADRELAPPGNAHDLQAWFDALPQLPLREYSIASVPADGLLQLVVRLTRRDDGSAGLGSGWLCLHAPLGSAVQARVRANPGFRRHGDAPLLLIGNGTGIAGLRSLLREAEQAGVHGHWLLFGERNAAHDALFGAELRAWQDSGHLQRLDLVFSRDQPGKVYVQDRLRDAAEQVRAWLARGATLHVCGSLDSMARGVDAALREILGEEALDALSAEGRYRRDVY; from the coding sequence GTGACCAAGAAGGTGTTGTTCCAGCTGCACTGGCTGTTCGGCATCAGCGCCGGGCTGGTGCTGTCGGTGATGGGCCTGAGCGGGGCCACGCTGGCGTTCGAGGACGAGATCGTGCGCTGGGCCAACCCGCCGCTGGCCGAGGTGGCCGCGCGCCATGCGGCCGGCGAGTCGCCGCTGCCGCTGGCCGAGCTGGCGCGGCGCCTGGATCTGGGCGGCACGCACCGCACCACGCGCATGTTGATCGACCCCACCGGCACGCGTCCGTCCAACCTGCGCCTGGCCGGGCGCGACGGCGGACGCCTGTATTTCGATCCCTACACCGGCCACACGCTGCCGGAGCCGAGGCTGAGCGGCTTCTTCGCATTCGTCGAGGACCTGCATCGGCGCCTGGCCGCCGGCGAACGCGGCAAGGCGGTCACCGGTGCCTGCGCGATCGCGCTGATTTTTTTCTGCCTGTCCGGGCTGTACCTGCGCTGGCCGCGGCAGTGGTGGAGCTGGCGCGCGTGGTGGGTGGTGGAATGGAAGCGGCAGGGCCGCAGTTTCCTGTGGAGCCTGCATTCGGTGATCGGCACCTGGTGCCTGGCGATCTACCTGTCGATCGCGCTGACCGGACTGTATTGGTCCTACGACTGGTACCGGCAGGGGCTGGTGGCGCTGCTCGGCGGCGAGCGCGCGGACACCGAGGGCGGCGGCCGTGGCGGCAAGCCGCCGGCGGTGGACTATGCGCGGTTGCAGGCCACGCTGGATGCGCTGCCGGAGGTGCGCCGCGCCTATCTGGATCTGCGCCTGCCCGGCCGCCCCGGGCAGCCGCTGACCGCGCGCTATCTGGCTGCCGATCCGGTGCACAGCCGGGCCTTCGATGGCCTGGAGATCGATCCGCGCAGCGGCCGTATCCTGCGCCGGCTGGACTATCGGCAGCAGCCGCTGGGGCGGCAGTTGCTGAGCAGCGTGTTCGCTCTGCATACCGGCAGCTTCTTCGGCCTGGCCGGGCGCGTGGTGGTGATGCTGGCGAGCCTGTGCATGTCCCTGTTCTTCGTCACCGGCTGGCTGTTGTATCTGGACCGGCGGCGCAAGAAGCGTGCGTTGCACGCGGCGCGACGCGACTTGGTCCTGCCCGCGCGCGAGGCCGCCGAGCCTTGGCTGGTGGGCTTCGCCAGCCAGAGCGGATTCGCCGAACGCCTGGCCTGGCAGGCCGCCGGGCAGCTGCAGGCGGCCGGCATGCCGGTGCAGGTGCAGTCATTGGCGCAGCTGGATGCGGCGCAGTTGCGCAGCGCGCGGCGTGCGCTGTTCGTGGTCAGCACCTTCGGCGATGGCGAGGCGCCGGATCCGGCGCGCGCCTTCGAGAAGAAGGTGCTGCGCCAGGCGCAGGCCCTGCCCGAGCTCGGCTATGCGCTGCTGGCGCTGGGCGATCGCCAATACGCGCGTTTCTGCGGGTTTTCGCGGCGGCTGGAGCAATGGCTGACGGCGCAGGGCGCGCAGGCGCTGTTCCCGGCGGTGGAGGTGGACAACGCCGATCCGCAGGCGCTGGCGCACTGGCAGCGGCAGCTGTCCGCGGTCACCGGCGTGGCGGAAGCGGCGCCGCCGTTGCAGGCGCCGCCGGCGCTGGAGTGGCGCCTGGCCGGACGTACGTTGCTCAATCCCGGCAGTGCCGGCGCGCCGGTGTGGCGCATCGATCTGGCGCTGCCGGCACAGGCGCAGTGGCAGGCGGGCGACATCCTGGAAGTGCAGCCGTGTCATGCCGCCGATGCGGTGCGCGCCTGGCTGGCCGCGCATGGCCTGGCCGCGGACACGCCGCTGCGCGCCGGTGGCGCGTCGCTGCCGTTGCAGGCGGCGCTGGCCGATCGCGAACTGGCGCCGCCTGGAAATGCGCACGATCTGCAGGCCTGGTTCGATGCGCTGCCGCAGCTGCCGCTGCGCGAATATTCGATCGCCTCGGTGCCGGCCGACGGCCTGCTGCAGCTGGTGGTGCGCCTGACCCGGCGCGACGACGGCAGCGCCGGCCTGGGCTCGGGCTGGTTGTGCCTGCATGCGCCGCTGGGCAGCGCGGTGCAGGCGCGGGTGCGCGCCAATCCCGGTTTCCGCCGGCATGGCGATGCGCCGTTGCTGCTGATCGGCAACGGCACCGGCATCGCCGGCCTGCGCAGCCTGCTGCGCGAAGCCGAGCAGGCCGGTGTGCACGGGCATTGGCTGCTGTTCGGCGAACGCAATGCCGCGCACGACGCGCTGTTCGGCGCGGAATTGCGGGCATGGCAGGACAGCGGTCACCTGCAGCGGCTGGATCTCGTGTTCTCGCGCGACCAGCCCGGCAAGGTCTACGTGCAGGACCGCCTGCGCGACGCCGCCGAGCAGGTGCGCGCCTGGCTCGCCCGTGGCGCCACGCTGCACGTCTGCGGCAGCCTGGACAGCATGGCCCGCGGCGTGGATGCGGCCTTGCGCGAGATCCTGGGCGAGGAGGCGTTGGATGCGCTCAGCGCGGAGGGGCGGTATCGGCGCGACGTGTATTGA
- the aroE gene encoding shikimate dehydrogenase: MPTSRYAVFGHPVTHSLSPRIHADFAKQTGIALRYDAIDAMPDGFAAALAAFAAEGGVGANVTLPLKEAAYALSVVHSERAQRAGAVNTLSFRDGQWHGDNTDGAGLVRDLTGRNGLDLRGRRALLLGAGGAARGVAPALLEAGVQQLLIVNRSPERADALVDALGDPARAISRYWEDLREQGDFELIVNATAAGRDDTAGVSLPLSLVNSMTLAVDLNYGEVAIPFLAWARAANCRDTVDGLGMLVEQAAESFERWHGVRPDTDPVYAALRARDAVLVSAD, encoded by the coding sequence ATGCCCACATCCCGCTATGCCGTGTTCGGCCATCCCGTCACCCATTCGCTGTCGCCGCGCATCCATGCCGACTTCGCCAAGCAGACCGGCATCGCCCTGCGCTACGACGCGATCGACGCCATGCCGGACGGCTTTGCGGCGGCCCTGGCGGCGTTTGCCGCGGAAGGCGGCGTGGGCGCCAACGTGACCCTGCCGTTGAAGGAAGCCGCGTATGCGCTGAGCGTGGTCCACAGCGAGCGTGCGCAACGCGCCGGGGCGGTCAACACGCTCAGCTTCCGCGACGGGCAGTGGCACGGCGACAACACCGACGGCGCCGGCCTGGTGCGCGATCTGACCGGCCGCAACGGCCTGGACCTGCGCGGCCGCCGCGCGCTGCTGCTCGGCGCCGGCGGCGCCGCGCGCGGCGTGGCGCCGGCGCTGCTGGAGGCCGGCGTGCAGCAGTTGCTGATCGTCAACCGTTCGCCCGAGCGCGCCGATGCGCTGGTCGATGCGCTGGGCGATCCGGCGCGCGCCATCTCCCGCTACTGGGAAGACCTGCGCGAGCAGGGCGACTTCGAATTGATCGTCAACGCCACCGCCGCCGGTCGCGACGACACGGCGGGGGTCTCGCTGCCGCTGTCGCTGGTCAACAGCATGACCCTGGCGGTGGACCTGAACTACGGCGAGGTCGCGATCCCGTTCCTGGCCTGGGCGCGTGCGGCCAATTGCCGCGATACCGTCGATGGCCTGGGCATGCTGGTCGAACAGGCGGCCGAGAGCTTCGAACGCTGGCACGGCGTGCGCCCGGACACCGATCCGGTGTATGCCGCGCTGCGCGCGCGCGACGCGGTGCTGGTCAGCGCCGACTGA
- a CDS encoding ankyrin repeat domain-containing protein, protein MRRFLLLVLSLVAVSATAAPAAADPAKIQAQLRDYFFDAAREGRQDMLAEFIQAHYDLNTRDDKGYTALILAAYHGQQPAVEQLLRAGADPCAQDKRGNTALMGAIFKGELAIARRLMQADCAPDQRNNAGQTAAMYAALFQRAEVLKELAAKGADLQARDAQGNDVAKLQRGEFAQAPAR, encoded by the coding sequence ATGCGTCGCTTCCTTCTTCTCGTCCTGAGCCTGGTCGCCGTTTCGGCCACTGCCGCACCGGCTGCCGCCGACCCGGCCAAGATCCAGGCGCAACTGCGCGACTACTTCTTCGATGCCGCGCGCGAAGGGCGGCAGGACATGCTGGCCGAATTCATCCAGGCGCACTACGACCTCAATACCCGCGACGACAAGGGCTATACCGCGCTGATCCTGGCCGCCTACCACGGCCAGCAGCCGGCGGTGGAGCAATTGCTGCGCGCCGGGGCCGATCCGTGCGCGCAGGACAAGCGCGGCAACACCGCGCTGATGGGCGCGATCTTCAAGGGCGAACTGGCGATCGCCAGGCGGCTGATGCAGGCCGACTGCGCGCCCGACCAGCGCAACAACGCCGGCCAGACCGCGGCGATGTACGCGGCGCTGTTCCAGCGCGCCGAAGTGCTGAAGGAACTCGCCGCCAAGGGCGCCGACCTGCAGGCCAGGGACGCGCAAGGCAACGACGTGGCCAAGCTGCAGCGCGGCGAATTCGCACAGGCGCCGGCGCGCTGA